Part of the Nostoc sp. ATCC 53789 genome, GCAATTAACCGTGAAATCAGAGGTTTCTCAGAACGAGATGTTAAAACGAGAATTGGTAAATTTGGGTGCTTCTGCTTGATTTGGCGACAAGCTTCAATCCCACCAATGCCGGGTAAACCTATATCTAGCAAAACCAAATCCAGGGGATAGCGATTTGCCAATTCTACAGCTTGTTCCCCATCTTCTGCTTCTGCGACAATCTCCAAAGTAGTTTCTTGCTGCAACCGCATCCGCAGACCTAGCCGAAACAATTCATCGTCTTCAACTAGTAAGATTTTTGTCATTTGTCATTTGTCATTTGTCATTGGTCATTGGTCATTGGTCAATAAATAGTTCTTCTTCCCCTGCCTCCCCTGCCTCCCCTGCCTCCCCTGCTCCCTGCCCCCCTGCTTCCCTACTCACCTACTCCCGGTAGTGGACAAGCTGGGAGTCGAAAACCAAACATTGCTCCCCGTGGTGAGCGATTCTCTGCCCAAATTGTACCCCCATGAGCAGCAATAATTTGCCTGGTTAAATAAAGCCCTAGTCCCGATCCTGAGACGTGGCGATCGCTATGTCCTTGATAAAATCTCTCAAATAAGTGGGGTAACTCTTCTTCGGTAAAGCCGGAACCAGTATCGAGTATTTTTACCACTTGATCGCTAGAATAACCTTCAAGTACCACTTCCACTTTACCGCCACGGGGGGTATGGTTAATACCATTACTCAGGAGATTGGTGAAGACTCGCCCCAGTTGCAAAGGATCGCCATTTACCCAGAGAAAGCTCCGAAAATCTGATTCGCCATAGTGTAGAGAAATATAAACCTGACGTGTTCTCGCTAGTTCAGCCAGGGTAGCGATTACCTCCTCCGCCACAGTTGCCAAGTTAACAGGTGATATCTGTAATTTCAGCCCTTCAGCATCATTACGGTATACATCTAAAAGAGTTTGGACTAATTGCAGTGTACTCCGGTGACTACGAGCCATAGTTTGGAGAACTTTTGCTTGCATTGGTGTGATTTCACCAAATTGCTCATTTTGAAAATATTTCAGCGTTTCAATTGCTCCTAATAGGGGTGTTTTCAAATCATGCGTTAGGGTGGAAACAAAATCTTCACGCATGATAGCTAGTTGTTCTTGGGAGCGTAATTGTGCTTGTGTATAAGCGATCGCTTCTTCATTGCGGTGGTTGCGGTCACTTAACCAACCCGTTACCATCAACGCCAATACTGCAATCAGCCGATTTGCCAAAGTTGAGGCATTAATCATTTCTCCTCCGGGGACAAACAAATTCAATAATGTTAATCCTGTAGCAGCCAGAGTGATCCCCAATACTGCTTTCCGATTCAGTCGAGAATCTGCTAACAAAATTGTCCCTGTGTAGAGGTAGCCGAATACGTACTCAGGTGGTGTCAAATATTCTAAGCCTATGACGATCGCAAAGGCGATCGCTATTAGCCCATAAGTCTCTCCACGCTCATTTATAGCTTCTTTCATAGCCACTAATCGACTTAATATCGTCATTTCTGATTTACTAAAAAATCTTTATCCCACAATCTTTACAACTATTTAATTCAGCGATTATGATTTATCTGCAATCTATATCTGCAAATATTCACTTGAGTATTAACCCGAAAATTACGATTGTCCAGATGCAAAAAAGGGGACTGGGGACTGAGGATTGGGGACTGGGTAGTTGTCCACAAGGGCCAGGGTATCTAAAACAACCTTCCCATACCGTCATTTATTTAATAAAATCCTTTTAAATATTTATATTCTTTGAACGTAGCAAACTTCGAGAATGTATTGTATAAACAAATAATACTAACTAGCGAATTAGATGAATTAAAAGTAAAGATTAAATATTTTTAACAATAAGTTAAATAAGTATCTGGATAGCAATAACTGAAAATAGTAAATCCAGATTACAAAATGGCGGTGATATGAGATATCACTAAATTCCTCCAAATCAAATACTTCAACAGTTAATCTGTTATTTCTAATAATTGGTTTGCTAGCACTTAAATTTTACCCTGCGCGAAATATATGGGACAAGGTTTTTTGCAAATTGGCTTAACGCTGTGTATTGTCATAGCAATTACTCCGCTACTCGGTAGATACATAGCCCGTGTCTTCTTGGGAGAAAGAACACTACTGGATTTTTTAATGAACCCCATAGAACGAAGTATGTTCGTACTAGCGGGTGTTCGCAGAAAAGATGATATGACGGGTTCGCAGTATATCCGGGCTGTACTGTACAGCAACCTGATTATGGGTATTTCAGTGTATTTACTGTTATATTTTCAGAGGCTATTGCCCTGGAATCCTAATGGTTTTGGTGCTACCAGTTGGGATGTATTACTGCATACAACCATTTCCTTTGTAACGAATACTGACCAGCAGCACTATGCTGGTGAGACAACCTTAAGCTATTTTAGCCAGGTAGCGGCTTTAGGCTTTTTGATGTTCACCTCCGCAGCCACCGGTTTATCTGTGGGAATTGCCTTTATTCGCGGGCTGACGGGTAGAAGGCTGGGAAACTTTTATGTCGATATCGTCCGTGCAATTACGCGCATATTGCTACCGATTTCGATTATTGGAGCGATCGCTTTGCTTCTAACAGGTGTACCACAAACATTAGCGAAGACTATGGATGTGAGAACCTTAGAAGGCGGAACACAATATCTTGCCAGAGGCCCAGTGGCATCCTTTGAAATGATTAAACTTTTGGGCGAGAACGGCGGAGGCTTTTTTGGCGTAAACTCAGCACATCCTTTTGAAAATCCCAATGGCGCTTCTAACTTAATAGAAATGATCGCCATGATTTCTATCCCAGCAGCGTTGATTTACACCTACGGTATATTCGCCAACAACATCAAACAAGCTTGGCTGCTTTTTTGGATGGTGTTTGTGATTTTTGTCGTTCTGGTGGGAGTGACAGCCGTGGGAGAATTGCAAGGTAATCCCCTAGTTAATAACGCCTTTGGATTAGAACAACCCAATTTAGAGGGGAAAGAAGTTCGATTTGGCTGGTTACAAACGGCATTTTGGGCAGTTATGACTACCGCTACTATGTCTGGCGCTGTGAATGGGATGCACGATTCTTTGATGCCCCAAGGAATATTTTCGACTCTCTTCAATTTGTTTATCCAGGTTATTTGGGGTGGACAGGGAACTGGAACAGCTTACTTATTTATTTACTTAATTCTTACAGTGTTCCTAACTGGACTAATGGCAGGACGCACCCCAGAGTTTTTAGGACGCAAAATTGAAAAACGCGAAATTGTCCTCGCCAGCGTCGTGTTGTTGATTCACCCAATTCTAGTTTTGATTCCCAGTGCGATCGCCCTGGCTTATCCCATCTCTCTCTCTGGAATTAGTAACTCTGGCCATCACGGTATTTCTCAAGTAGTTTATGAATACGCCTCAGCCGCCGCAAATAATGGCTCCGGCTTGGAAGGGTTGAAGGACAACACCCTGTGGTGGAACTTGAGTACTTTAGTTAGCTTAATAGGAGGACGCTACATTCCGATAATTGCCATCCTGCTGTTAGCTGACGGTATGTCTCGCAAACAACAAGTACAAGAAACCCTTGGTACCCTAAGAACTGATTCTCTAGTATTTACTGGTATCACTGCTGGAGTGACATTGATTTTGGGAGTATTGACTTTCTTTCCCGTTTTAGCTTTAGGCCCCATAGCTGAGGGTTTGAAACTAGCATCTGGCAATTAGAAAATTTATGAGTTATAAGTCTGGAATTAAGAGAATACCAAAAAATAAATAAATTATCCTGTTTTGTAGGGGAGCCAGTGCTTTGTGCTGAATCCATCGCTGTAGGAGGATTTCCTACCGTAGGCGACTGGTATTAGCGAGTCTTGTCTGCGACACGTTGTTCGCGTTCGATCGTCCGTCCTTCTGGTGACAATCGAACGCGAATAGAGGTAGGTAGGAACGAGCATCGCTTTGGCATTGTGTTCGCGATCGCATAGCGTGCCCTAAAGGTTAGATCTATTTTTTATTGGAAACTCCTAACTTCTAACTCCTAACTCCTAATTTTTAACTTTTAACTCCTAACTTTATTCATGAATCAAGTGGCAACTAACTTCAGAGCTAGACGGCCAAATCCTCGTTCTGGCGATCGCCGTCAAGGACGTAAAAAAGCAAGGACAAGTAAAAAGTGGCTGTACTTAAGGGCAATTAGAGATGCTTTTGTCAAGCTTAACCCTAAGTATGTAATCAAAAATCCAGTAATATTTGTGGTTTGGGTGGGGACAATCATCATTCTATTGCTCACGATTGATCCCAATTTATTTGGCCCAGCCCTACAAAAGAACCCGCAACTTTTCAATGGCTTACTGTCGGGGATTTTATTCTTTACAGTTTGGTTTGCCAATTTTGCCGAAGCAGTGGCAGAAGGACAGGGTAAAGCTCAAGCTGATGCCTTGAGATTAACGAAATCAGAGGCGATCGCTAAAAAACTCGCTCCCGACGGCACAATTAGTGAAGTTTCATCCACTAGCCTGAGACAGGGCGATAACATCTACGTTATTGCTGGCGATATCATTCCCGGCGATGGCGAGGTAATTATGGGCGTTGCCTCAGTAGATGAATCGGTAATTACTGGAGAATCTGCACCAGTATTAAAAGAATCAGGCTCAGATGTTTCCAGTTCTGTCACTGGTGGGACGCGGATTATCTCAGATGAATTAATTATCCGGATCACTACTGACCCAGGCAAAGGCTTTATTGACCGGATGATTGCCTTAGTAGAAGGGGCAGAACGCAGCAAAACACCCAATGAAATTGCCCTGACTGTATTGTTGGCAGTTCTCAGCTTAGTGTTTTTGTTAGTCGTCGTAACTCTGCCCGCACTTGCTTACTATGTCAACAGTCCAGTCAGCGTACCAACTTTAATTGCCCTATTAGTGGCATTAATCCCTACAACCATTGGCGGCTTACTCAGTACCATCGGCATTGCTGGTATGGATCGAGTTGCCCAATTTAACGTCATTGCCACTTCCGGAAAAGCAGTCGAAGCCTGTGGTGATGTAAACACTTTAGTTCTTGATAAGACAGGTACAATTACCCTCGGCAACCGTTTGGCGGAAGAGTTTATCCCTATAAACGGTCATTCAATATCAGAAATTGCTAATGTTGCGTGGGCGGCTAGTATCTTTGACAATACACCAGAAGGTAAATCTATTATTCGACTGGCAGAAAAACTAGTAGCACGGTTTGATTTTGATTCCAACCAGGCAGAAGGAGTTGATTTTTCCGCCAAAACACGGATGAGTGGGACTAACTTACCTGGTGGGTATGAGGCAAGGAAGGGAGCTGTAGAAGCCATTAAAGGATTTGTCCGTTCTCGCAACGGACGCAATACGCCAGAATTGGATGCTGCCTACGAACGAGTTTCTCGCTTGGGAGGTACACCTCTAGCAGTTAGTTTAGATAACGAAATCTATGGGGTTATTTATCTCAAAGATATAGTTAAACCTGGTATCCGCGATCGCTTTGACCAACTGCGACGGATGGGAGTGCGTACCATTATGCTAACTGGAGACAACCAAATCACAGCTTCTGTTATTGCTAAAGAAGCTGGAGTGGATGACTTCATCGCTGAAGCCACACCAGAAGACAAAATCAGTGTCATTAAAAAGGAACAAGCAGCAGGTAAACTAGTTGCCATGACGGGAGATGGGACTAACGATGCTCCCGCATTAGCCCAAGCTAACGTTGGCGTTGCCATGAATACAGGGACACAAGCTGCAAAAGAAGCCGCCAACATGGTGGATTTGGACTCCGATCCGACAAAGCTGATCGATATCATTAGCATTGGTAAACAATTGTTGATTACTCGCGGAGCTTTGATGACATTTTCTATCGCTAATGATATTGCTAAATACTTTGCAATTATCCCAGTGATATTTGTCGCTGCTAATCTACAAAGCCTGAATATTATGAATTTAACTAGCCCTAAGTCTGCTGTACTATCAGCGCTGATTTATAATGCTTTGATTATTCCTGCTTTGATTCCCTTGGCATTGAAGGGTGTGCGGTTTAGACCACTGACAGCTAATCAGCTACTCCAACGCAATATCTTAATTTATGGCTTAGGTGGGGTGATTGCGCCATTTATCGCCATTAAGTTGATAGACATACTGATTACACTTGTAGGTTTGGCTTAAGGATAGAAAAAGTAGAGACGCTGCGAAACGAGCGCATCTTGACCAAAGTAAAATAATAAACATTTTTACTTTTACCGTTGAGAGAGAGAACCAAAAGAATATGAATAAACAGGTCGATGTTTGGGAAAAGTTTTTGTCGATAAATCTGATACAGGCGATGTTCTTTGTTTGGTTGCAATTGCTTAAACAACACTCACACTCGCTATTTTTATCCTGCTGTGCTTGAATGTGGTAATTGCCCTAGATATTTATGCTGTTAGCAGCAGCATCTTTAAACATCGTTCTAATTGGGTAAAAGAATTAAAATTAAAAATTAATTTTAGTAATAATTGGAAAAGTTTTTATGGCTATTATTCGAGAAACTATCAGAGCAATTTTTATAACTCTAATGCTTTGGTTGTTGACTGCAATCATCTATCCTCTGATCATTCTTGTAGTGGGTCAAGTTTTTTTGCCCTATCAAGCGAATGGCAGCATTATGCTGAATCTAAATAATGAACCAATTGGTTCAGCTTTGATTGGTCAACTATTCACATCCGAGCGATATTTCCATCCTCGTCCTAGTACTGTTAGATATAGCCAAGGAAAAAAAGCCAAGCCAACTGGCATATCTGGAGCCAGTAATCTCGCTGCTAGTAATCCAGAGCTACTAAAGCGGATTCTAGAAGAGGCAAATCAATTGCGAGACGAAAATCTTCAACCGATCGCTGATATGATTTATACCTCTGGTTCTGGTTTAGATCCGCATATTTCCTTCAAAGCAGCACGGCAGCAATTGACGCGGGTTGCTGGTGCGCGGGGAGTCAAAGAAGATGAGATCCTACGTTTAATTAACAAGTATACCGATGACAGATTTTTATGGATTTTTGGTGAGCCGGGAGTCAATGTTCTCCGATTGAATTATGCTCTTGACTTGCAAGATATTAATCGTCAGCAAAATCAATAAATGGGCATTGGGAATTGGGCAAAACAGTTCCGAGTAGTTGTGAGCAAAGAAGTCAGATTTACTATTCACGCGCTCAACCCTAGCTATCCGTTAACAGCACTTCTAAGGGGGATAGATAAAGCGCCGTTTTCCGATGAAATAGGATTGCGATAGAAACAAAGAATGAAATGTCAGATAATAATACTGGTTCGAATGGCACTGCACCTTTAAATTCTGGAAGTTACTCACTTTATCCGGCACGACGGCGGGGTAAGCATAAAATATTTATTGGTATGGCTCCTGGAGTAGGGAAAACCTACCGGATGCTAGAAGAGGGACACGCACTTAAACAAGAAGGCATTGATGTCATCGTTGGGCTTTTGGAAACTCACGGACGCAAGGATACAACCGAAAAGGCAGAAGGACTGGAGATTTTACCCCGTAAGCAATATCCTCGCGGTGAGTTGACACTAACGGATATGGATACAGATGCTATTTTAAAGCGATCGCCCCAATTAGCCTTAATCGATGAACTTGCCCATACCAACGTCCCTGGTTCCCCACGCGAAAAACGCTACGAAGATGTAGAAGTAGTTTTGGCAGCAGGTATTGATGTCTACTCCACAATGAATGTGCAACATTTGGAAAGTCTTAATGACTTAGTAGCTAGAATTACTGGGGTTGTAGTCCGTGAGCGAGTTCCTGACAGAATTCTGGATGAAGCAGATGAAATAGTAGTAGTGGATGTCACACCAGAAACATTGCAAGAACGGTTATTAGAAGGCAAGATTTACGCACCCCAAAAAATCCAGCAATCCCTCGATAATTTTTTCCAA contains:
- a CDS encoding HAMP domain-containing sensor histidine kinase; its protein translation is MTILSRLVAMKEAINERGETYGLIAIAFAIVIGLEYLTPPEYVFGYLYTGTILLADSRLNRKAVLGITLAATGLTLLNLFVPGGEMINASTLANRLIAVLALMVTGWLSDRNHRNEEAIAYTQAQLRSQEQLAIMREDFVSTLTHDLKTPLLGAIETLKYFQNEQFGEITPMQAKVLQTMARSHRSTLQLVQTLLDVYRNDAEGLKLQISPVNLATVAEEVIATLAELARTRQVYISLHYGESDFRSFLWVNGDPLQLGRVFTNLLSNGINHTPRGGKVEVVLEGYSSDQVVKILDTGSGFTEEELPHLFERFYQGHSDRHVSGSGLGLYLTRQIIAAHGGTIWAENRSPRGAMFGFRLPACPLPGVGE
- the kdpA gene encoding potassium-transporting ATPase subunit KdpA, with product MGQGFLQIGLTLCIVIAITPLLGRYIARVFLGERTLLDFLMNPIERSMFVLAGVRRKDDMTGSQYIRAVLYSNLIMGISVYLLLYFQRLLPWNPNGFGATSWDVLLHTTISFVTNTDQQHYAGETTLSYFSQVAALGFLMFTSAATGLSVGIAFIRGLTGRRLGNFYVDIVRAITRILLPISIIGAIALLLTGVPQTLAKTMDVRTLEGGTQYLARGPVASFEMIKLLGENGGGFFGVNSAHPFENPNGASNLIEMIAMISIPAALIYTYGIFANNIKQAWLLFWMVFVIFVVLVGVTAVGELQGNPLVNNAFGLEQPNLEGKEVRFGWLQTAFWAVMTTATMSGAVNGMHDSLMPQGIFSTLFNLFIQVIWGGQGTGTAYLFIYLILTVFLTGLMAGRTPEFLGRKIEKREIVLASVVLLIHPILVLIPSAIALAYPISLSGISNSGHHGISQVVYEYASAAANNGSGLEGLKDNTLWWNLSTLVSLIGGRYIPIIAILLLADGMSRKQQVQETLGTLRTDSLVFTGITAGVTLILGVLTFFPVLALGPIAEGLKLASGN
- the kdpB gene encoding potassium-transporting ATPase subunit KdpB produces the protein MNQVATNFRARRPNPRSGDRRQGRKKARTSKKWLYLRAIRDAFVKLNPKYVIKNPVIFVVWVGTIIILLLTIDPNLFGPALQKNPQLFNGLLSGILFFTVWFANFAEAVAEGQGKAQADALRLTKSEAIAKKLAPDGTISEVSSTSLRQGDNIYVIAGDIIPGDGEVIMGVASVDESVITGESAPVLKESGSDVSSSVTGGTRIISDELIIRITTDPGKGFIDRMIALVEGAERSKTPNEIALTVLLAVLSLVFLLVVVTLPALAYYVNSPVSVPTLIALLVALIPTTIGGLLSTIGIAGMDRVAQFNVIATSGKAVEACGDVNTLVLDKTGTITLGNRLAEEFIPINGHSISEIANVAWAASIFDNTPEGKSIIRLAEKLVARFDFDSNQAEGVDFSAKTRMSGTNLPGGYEARKGAVEAIKGFVRSRNGRNTPELDAAYERVSRLGGTPLAVSLDNEIYGVIYLKDIVKPGIRDRFDQLRRMGVRTIMLTGDNQITASVIAKEAGVDDFIAEATPEDKISVIKKEQAAGKLVAMTGDGTNDAPALAQANVGVAMNTGTQAAKEAANMVDLDSDPTKLIDIISIGKQLLITRGALMTFSIANDIAKYFAIIPVIFVAANLQSLNIMNLTSPKSAVLSALIYNALIIPALIPLALKGVRFRPLTANQLLQRNILIYGLGGVIAPFIAIKLIDILITLVGLA
- the kdpC gene encoding K(+)-transporting ATPase subunit C; translation: MAIIRETIRAIFITLMLWLLTAIIYPLIILVVGQVFLPYQANGSIMLNLNNEPIGSALIGQLFTSERYFHPRPSTVRYSQGKKAKPTGISGASNLAASNPELLKRILEEANQLRDENLQPIADMIYTSGSGLDPHISFKAARQQLTRVAGARGVKEDEILRLINKYTDDRFLWIFGEPGVNVLRLNYALDLQDINRQQNQ
- a CDS encoding universal stress protein, with the protein product MSDNNTGSNGTAPLNSGSYSLYPARRRGKHKIFIGMAPGVGKTYRMLEEGHALKQEGIDVIVGLLETHGRKDTTEKAEGLEILPRKQYPRGELTLTDMDTDAILKRSPQLALIDELAHTNVPGSPREKRYEDVEVVLAAGIDVYSTMNVQHLESLNDLVARITGVVVRERVPDRILDEADEIVVVDVTPETLQERLLEGKIYAPQKIQQSLDNFFQRRNLIALRELALREVADNVEENAIATIPNGQSCNIHERVLVCVSTYPNSVQLLRRGARLASYMNAPLYTLFVADPERFLTKEESLHIHTCEKLCNEFEGTFLRVTNSNIANAIAEVAEKYRITQIVIGESQRSRWQMLLKGSLTQKLVRLLKNIDLHIIASEKMVSSK